In Achromobacter xylosoxidans A8, a single window of DNA contains:
- the rfaD gene encoding ADP-glyceromanno-heptose 6-epimerase — protein sequence MIVVTGAAGFIGSNLVRGLNRRGIQDIIAVDDLTEGDKFVNLVDCQIADYMDKDDFRRRVLDGSLREVRAVLHQGACSDTTERNGRYMLDNNYRVTLELFEFCQERRIPFLYASSAAVYGGSSIYVEDPANEGPLNVYGYSKLLFDQVLRQRMDSLTAQVVGLRYFNVYGPHEQHKGRMASVAFHNMNQFLEHGHVRLFAGWDGYVDGGQSRDFISVEDVVAVNLHFLDHPEQSGIFNCGTGRAQPFNDVAAGVVNALRAERGEAELTLAQLVELDLIRYIPFPDDLKGRYQSYTQADVTRLRAAGFQAPMRDVRTGVTEYVRYWRARK from the coding sequence ATGATCGTCGTTACCGGAGCCGCGGGCTTCATAGGCAGCAACCTGGTGCGCGGGCTCAACCGCCGCGGCATCCAGGACATCATCGCGGTCGATGACCTGACCGAAGGCGACAAGTTCGTCAACCTGGTCGATTGCCAGATCGCCGACTACATGGACAAGGACGACTTCCGGCGCCGCGTCCTCGACGGCAGCCTGCGCGAAGTCCGCGCCGTGCTGCATCAAGGCGCGTGCTCGGACACGACCGAGCGCAACGGCCGCTACATGCTCGACAACAACTACCGCGTCACGCTGGAGTTGTTCGAGTTCTGCCAGGAGCGCCGCATTCCGTTCCTGTACGCCTCCTCGGCGGCGGTCTATGGTGGTTCGTCCATCTACGTGGAAGATCCCGCCAACGAAGGCCCGCTGAACGTCTACGGCTATTCCAAGCTGCTGTTCGACCAGGTCCTGCGCCAGCGCATGGACAGCCTAACCGCACAGGTCGTGGGCCTGCGCTACTTCAACGTCTACGGTCCGCACGAACAGCACAAGGGCCGCATGGCTTCGGTGGCGTTCCACAACATGAACCAGTTCCTGGAGCATGGGCATGTGCGCCTGTTCGCCGGTTGGGACGGCTATGTCGATGGCGGCCAGAGCCGCGACTTCATCTCGGTCGAGGACGTGGTTGCCGTCAATCTGCATTTCCTGGATCACCCGGAACAGTCCGGCATCTTCAACTGCGGCACGGGCCGGGCGCAGCCCTTCAACGACGTGGCGGCCGGCGTGGTCAATGCGCTGCGCGCCGAGCGCGGCGAAGCCGAACTGACGCTGGCGCAGCTGGTCGAGCTGGATCTGATCCGCTACATCCCCTTCCCGGACGACCTGAAGGGGCGCTACCAGAGCTACACGCAGGCCGACGTCACGCGTCTGCGCGCGGCGGGATTCCAGGCGCCCATGCGCGATGTGCGGACTGGCGTCACCGAATACGTTCGCTATTGGCGCGCCCGGAAGTAA
- the rfaE1 gene encoding D-glycero-beta-D-manno-heptose-7-phosphate kinase: MNSFPAEAISHSRVLVVGDVMLDRYWFGEVERISPEAPVPVVRVARREDRLGGAANVARNVAALGGHVTLVGVLGEDEAGDSVRRLSAEAGIQAELVADPSLHTTLKMRVLGRQQQLLRVDFEQHPAQAALDNVDAAFARHLANHDIVVLSDYAKGVLTRVESLIALARNAGVPVLVDPKGHDYARYRGATLVTPNRSEMQEAVGRWNAEAELTDRAQRLRADLDLEALLVTRSEQGMTLFTAAGRDHIDAQAHEVFDVSGAGDTVLATLAVSRAIDLPWVEAMGWANKAGGIAVGKLGTSIVTAAELAGESS, from the coding sequence ATGAACTCTTTTCCCGCCGAAGCCATTTCGCATAGCCGCGTCCTCGTGGTGGGCGATGTGATGCTGGACCGGTACTGGTTCGGCGAAGTCGAACGCATCTCGCCGGAAGCGCCGGTTCCCGTGGTGCGCGTGGCGCGTCGCGAAGACCGCCTGGGCGGAGCCGCCAACGTGGCCCGCAACGTGGCGGCCCTGGGCGGCCATGTCACGCTGGTGGGCGTGCTGGGCGAAGACGAGGCCGGCGACAGCGTCCGGCGCCTGTCGGCGGAAGCCGGCATACAAGCCGAACTGGTCGCCGATCCGTCCCTGCACACCACCTTGAAAATGCGCGTGCTGGGCCGCCAGCAGCAGCTGCTGCGGGTGGACTTCGAACAGCATCCGGCGCAGGCCGCGCTGGATAATGTCGATGCGGCTTTCGCCCGCCACCTGGCCAACCACGACATCGTCGTGCTGTCCGACTACGCCAAGGGCGTGCTGACGCGGGTCGAGTCGCTGATCGCCCTGGCCCGCAACGCGGGCGTGCCGGTGCTGGTGGACCCCAAGGGCCATGACTACGCCCGCTACCGCGGCGCTACCCTGGTCACGCCCAACCGCTCGGAAATGCAGGAGGCCGTGGGCCGCTGGAATGCCGAGGCAGAGCTTACCGATCGCGCGCAGCGCCTGCGCGCCGACCTGGATCTGGAAGCCTTGCTCGTGACGCGGTCCGAGCAGGGCATGACTTTGTTTACCGCAGCGGGACGCGACCACATCGATGCGCAAGCGCACGAAGTGTTCGACGTGTCAGGCGCGGGCGATACCGTGCTGGCCACGCTGGCCGTGTCGCGCGCCATCGATCTGCCCTGGGTCGAGGCGATGGGCTGGGCCAACAAGGCCGGCGGCATCGCCGTGGGCAAGCTCGGCACGTCCATCGTCACCGCCGCGGAATTGGCAGGAGAATCCTCATGA